The segment ACCCTGGCCGAGCTGCTGCCCGGACACCCGTACCTGCCGCCCGCGTACGACCAGGAGCTGCTGGTGGAGGCCGAGGGCATGCTCAACATCTCCCTGCGCGGCCACGCGGACCTGCGGCGCGTGCTCCGCGACGGCTTCTGGGAGCACCTGCAGGCCCAGCTCTAGCGCTCCGCTCGATTCCCAGTGCCCGACCTGCGGGCCGTGGGTGGCTGGTCGCGCAGTTCCCCGCGCCCCTTACGGGGCCCTAGCACCCCGCCCAGAAGGCGCTCAGCGCTTCCGCCGTCGCCGCGGGCCGCTCCGTGTTCGGGGAGTGCTCCGCGCCCTCGATGACGGCCCGGGTGGCGTCCAGGCGCTTGGCCATGTCGTCGAGCCAGGCCGGCGGCCAGGCGTGGTCGACGGCGCCGGAGATGACCAGCTTGGGCAGCGGCACGGCGGCCAGCTCCGCGACCCGGTCGGGCTCGGAGACGAGCTGCCGGCCGGTGACGACGAGCTGCTCGGGCACATTGCCGAGCCAGCGGCGGTGCATGAACTCGTCGACGGCGTCCGTGGACGCCTCGGTGGCCGGTGCGCCCGCGTCCTCGACGTCCATCGCGCGCATGGCCTGCCACACGGTCTCCATGTCCAGGCCGCCCGCGAGCGCGTCGATCAGCAGCTGCGTACGCGACTGCTGATCCGCCTCGATCGCGGCCGGCCCCGAGCTCATGACCGTCAGCGACGCCCAGCCCTCCGCGCCGCCGTCCAGCACCGCCCTGCGCACCACCAGGCCGCCCATGGAGTGCCCCAGCAGATGCACGGGGCCCGCGTCGCGCAGCGCATGCGCCTGCGCGATGACATCCGCCGCCAGTTCGGCCTGCGCGTACACGGCTTCGTCGCGCGGGCCGCCCGTCTCGTGCTGCCCGCGCCCGTCCACCGCGACCGTACGGAATCCGGCCGCCGCCAGCGGTTCCAGCAGCGCGATGAAGTCCTCCTTGCTGCCGGTGAACCCGGGGATCAGCAGCGCCGTCCCCCTGGTCGCGGTCCCGGCGGGAGGCGTGGTGTCCAGCACCGCGAACGGCCCGCGGGCCGTCTGGAGGCGGTAGGCGCGGGTGTGCTCGGACAGCGTGAGGAAAGGCGGCCTGCTCATGGCCCGAGGCTAACGGTCTCCGGTTACCGGACCGGATACGGGGCCCGAGCCGCAGTCGATCGGCTGGGCAATATGGTGGGGGCATGACGGAGACGGTGCCCCTTGGGCAGGCCCTCCTCGACCAGGCACTGGTCGAGGAAGCCGCGAAGAAGTCCGGGCTCGTATGGGTCGCCGGGGGCGATTCCGCGGCGCCGCAGGCACTGTGGCACGCCTGGGTCGACGGCGCCGTCTGCGTCGTCGGCGGCGACAGCGAGCAGCCGCTGCCCGGACTGGCCGACGGCGGCTCCGCCACGGTGACCGTCCGCAGCAAGGACAAGGGCGGCCGCCTGGTCTCCTTCCCGGCCCGGGTCGTCGAGCTCGAAGCGCGCGGCGAGGCCTGGACCGCCGCCGTCAACGAGCTCAAGGGCAAGCGCCTCAACGCGCCCGACGGCGAGGCCATGACCGAGCGCTGGGCCCGCCAGTGCCGCGTCCTGCGGCTTGAGCCGGCCGGCGAGCCGGGCGAGCGGCCCGGCACGATGCCGGGCGCCAGCGGGGCGGCGGCTCCTGTGGTGACGGATGCGACCACGCGGCTGCCGATCCCCGCGGGGCTGCCGAAGCTTCTTTTCCGGCGGAAGCGGCGGTAACAGCGCGGGGCCGTGGTGGGTTGCTCGCGCAGTTCCCCGCGCCCCTTGTCAGCCTGCGCTCGTCACCGACTTGCCGTAGTCCACGACGTGGTCCGCGTCAGGCGCGCGCAGGGTGAAGTCCTTGCCCCAGTCGGCCAGGGTGAGCGTGCCCGCGCCGCCGGCGCGCTCGTAGCGCAGGGGGTACGGGGTGCCCTCCAGGGAGACGTCGAGGGTGCCGCCGTTGCCGCCGTCGCCGGTGACGGCGATCGTGCGGGTGCCGTCGACGGAGCGGTGGTCGCCGACGGCGAGGGTGCCGTCGAGGACGAAGAGGCCGTCGAGGAGGACCTCTTTGTCGGTGAAGCCGGTGAACTGGCGGTAGGCGGGGTCGCCGGTGGGCACCTTGACGTACTTGTTCTTGAGCTTGGCGCCGACCTCGTCGCCGTAGAAGTCGGCGCCGGCCTTGAGGTAGAGGTCGTCGCCGACCCGCAGGAGCTCGAAGGTGCTGCCCTTGGCGGTGACTTCGCCGAGGCCGCCGTTGCCGCGCAGGCGCATGTCGAGGCGGTAGGTCCTGCCGTTGCTGGAGACGGTGCCGGACATCCGTACGGTGTCGGCGGTGCCGGCGGCGGCCCGGGCGCGCTTCTCGATGGTTCTGGGCGAGAGCTTGGCGACGCCGTTGGTCCCGGCGTCCGGGTCACCCGCGCACCCGGCGCAGACCGCCCCGAGGATGAGTAACAGGGCTGACCGGCGGCCGGGAAACACAGATGATCATCCTCCTGGGAAGGCTAAGCGGAGCCGAAGCTACCGCAGCGGACGGTCGTGCCGCGACCCCGCCGCGAGCCCGCCGGGAGCAGTCCGGCGCGCAGCCGAAGATCGGCACGGGCTAGCCTGAGGAGGCATCCACAACGGAGAAGGAGGAACCGCATGCCCACCGGTACCTCCAGGGTCTTCGTCTCGCATCTCGCCGGCGTACCCGTGTTCGACCCGAACGGTGATCAGGTCGGCCGGGTCCGGGACCTGGTGGTGATGCTGCGGGTCGCCGGGCGGCCGCCGCGGGTCCTCGGGCTCGTCGTGGAGGTGGTGAGCCGGCGCCGGATCTTCCTGCCGATCACGCGCGTCACGGGCGTCGAATCGGGCCAGGTGATCACCACCGGCGTCGTCAACATGCAGCGCTTCGAGCAGCGGCCGACCGAGACCCTCGTGCTCGGCGAGCTGCTGGACCGGCGGGTCCGGCTCACCGACGGCGGCGAGGAGGTGACCGTGCTGGACGTCTCGATGGTGCGGCTGCCGGCCCGTCGCGACTGGGAGATCGACAAGGTCTTCGTACAGCGTGGCAAGGGCGGCGCGCTGCGGCGGCGCGGCGAGACGCTGACGGTGGAGTGGTCGGCGGTCACCGGCTTCTCGCTCGACGAGCAGGGCCAGGGCACGCGGGCGCTGCTCGCGGCCTACGAGCAGCTGCGCCCGGCCGACCTGGCGAACGTGATGCACCACCTCGCGCCCAAGCGCCGCGCGGAGGTCGCGGCGGCGCTGGACGACGACCGGCTGGCGGATGTGATGGAGGAGCTGCCGGAGGACGACCAGATCGAGATCCTCGGCAAGCTCAAGGAGGAGCGCGCCGCCGACGTCCTGGAGGCGATGGACCCGGACGACGCGGCCGACCTGCTCGCCGAGCTCCCGGAGGCCGAGCAGGAGCGGCTCATCGGCCTCATGCAGCCGCACGACGCCGCCGACATGCGGCGGCTGCTGTCGTACGAGGAGCGGACGGCCGGCGGTCTGATGACCACCGACCCCGTCGTGCTGCGCCCCGACGCCACCGTCGCCGACGCCCTCGCGCGCGTCCGCAACCCGGACCTGTCCCCCGCGCTCGCCGCGCAGGTCTACGTCTGCCGGCCCCCGGACGAGACCCCGACCGGCAAGTACCTGGGCACCGTGCACTTCCAACGGCTGCTGCGCGACCCGCCGTTCACCCTCGTCGGCTCGATCGTCGACAGCGACCTGCGGCCGCTCGCCCCGGACGCCTCGCTGCCGGACGTCACCAGCTACCTGGCGGTCTACAACATGATCGCCGCCCCCGTCGTGGACGACCACGGCTCGCTGCTCGGGGCTGTCACTGTCGACGACGTACTGGACCACCTGCTCCCCGACGACTGGCGGGAGGCCGACTATGGCCGATGACCGCCCCCGCGTCCGGCTGGACCAGCCCCGGTCCCGGCGGCGCAGCCCGCTGCCCGCGTACGACCCGGAGGCCTTCGGGCGGCTGTCGGAGAAGATCGCCCGCTTCCTGGGCACCATGCGCTTCATCGCCTGGATGACGGCCGTCATCATCGCGTGGGTGCTGTGGAACATCTTCGCTCCCGACGATCTGCGCTGGGACCCCTACCCGTTCATCTTCCTGACGCTGATGCTGTCTCTCCAGGCCTCCTACGCCGCTCCGCTGATCCTGCTCGCCCAGAACCGCCAGGACGACCGCGACCGGGTCAACCTGGAGCAGGACCGCAAGCAGAACGAGCGCAGCATCGCCGACACCGAGTTCCTGACCCGCGAGGTCGCCGCCCTGCGGATGGGGCTCGGCGAGGTCGCGACCCGGGACTGGATGCGCTCGGAACTGCAGGATCTGCTCAAGGAACTGGAGGAGCGGCGGGACGGCGTGACCTAGGCGACGACCGGGCCTGCCCGCGCGCGCCGTACCATCGACGGTATGGCTACCGACACTCCCCCAGAGCCTTCGGCCTGGGAGGTACCCCCAACCAGTGGACCGTCGACCGTTAACGCACCCCCGTCCACCGACGCGGTGCGCGCCGCGCTGGCGACGGTGAACGACCCGGAGATCCACAAGCCGATCACCGACCTCGGCATGGTGAAATCGGTCGACATCGCGGATGGCGGGGCCGTGACCGTGTCGGTCTATCTGACCGTGTCGGGCTGTCCGTTGCGCGAGACGATCACCCGTGACGTCACGACGGCCGTCTCCAAGGTGCCCGGCGTGACGGGTGTCACCGTCGACCTCGACGTGATGAGCGACGAGCAGCGCCGCGAGCTGGCCTCCTCGCTGCGCGGCGGCCAGGCCGAGCGCGAGATCCCCTTCGCCCAGCCCGGCTCGCTGACCCGGGTCTACGCGGTCGCCTCCGGCAAGGGCGGCGTCGGCAAGTCCTCGGTGACCGTCAACCTCGCCGCGGCGATGGCGGCGGACGGGCTGAAGGTCGGCGTCGTCGACGCGGACATCTACGGGCACAGCGTGCCGCGCATGCTCGGTGTCGAGGGGCGCCCCACCCAGGTCGAGAACATGATCATGCCGCCCTCCGCGAACGGCGTGAAGGTCATCTCCATCGGCATGTTCACCCCCGGCAACGCGCCGGTGGTCTGGCGCGGCCCCATGCTCCACCGGGCCCTCCAGCAGTTCCTCGGCGACGTGTACTGGGGCGACCTCGACGTCCTCCTGCTCGACCTCCCGCCGGGGACGGGCGACATCGCGATCTCCGTCGCGCAGCTCGTCCCGAACGCGGAGATCCTCGTGGTCACCACCCCGCAGCAGGCGGCGGCCGAGGTCGCCGAGCGGGCCGGGTCGATCGCCGTCCAGACCCACCAGAAGATCGTCGGCGTCGTCGAGAACATGTCCGGCATGCCGTGCCCGCACTGCGAGGAGATCATCGACGTCTTCGGCAGCGGGGGCGGCCAGCGCGTCGCCGAGGGCCTGACGAAGACCACAGGCGCCACGGTGCCGGTTCTCGGGCAGATCCCGATCGACGTACGGCTGCGCGAAGGCGGCGACGACGGCCGCCCGGTCGTTCTCACCGACCCCGAGTCCCCGGCGGGTTCCGCACTGCGGTCGATCGCCGGCAAGCTCGGCGGCCGCGCCCGCGGTCTGGCGGGGATGTCGCTGGGCATCACGCCGCGCAACAAGTTCTGACGCTCCGGGGCGCTGGGGCCTGTCCGGCGGGCAGGCCCTGCCGGTAGGCCCTGGCGCTAGTCGCGCGCGTACGCCGTGATGTCCACGACCGCCGCCAGCCCCAGCCCGTACGCGGACATGCCGCGCCCGTAGGCGCCCAGGTGCACCCCGCGCGCGGAGCCGGCCAGCACCCACCCGTACTCGGACTCGCGGTAGTGGAAGGGCGTGGGCACGCCGTCCACGGGCAGGGTGAGCGAGGACCAGGCGGGGCCGTCGAGCGCGTCGGCGAGGTCCCAGGCGATGGCGGTCTGCTGGTCGAGCCAGTCCTGGCGCAGGTGGCGCTCCATCATCGTGGGCCAGGTGCAGGACAGCAGACCGGAGCCGGCGAGCCAGGCGGCGGAGGAGACGGAGGTCGCCTCCAGGACGCCGGTGCCGTCGGCGCTGCGTCGGCCGGGGCGATGGGCGACGGAGACGACGACGGCGAATCGGCGCAGGTCAGGGGTTGGCTCGACCTTGACGGAGGGCTCGTCGCCATGGCCCACGGAGCCGTGCTCGACAGTGCCGTCGGCGCTGACCCCGGCCGGATTCAGCCAGCGGTGGCCGGTGAATGCCTCGTCGAGCCCGTACCAGGGGAAGTCGGCCTTGAGGTAGCCGTCGAGCTGACTGTCGAATCTGCGGTGCTCTGTATCAGCTGTCGTCTCCACGAAGGGAGAATAGCGCCCCGACCTCAGGTGGCGTCGGAGTCGTACGGCGGAGGATCGGCAGGCTCCGCCTGGTCCCGCTTACGGAGCCGGTCCGGCGTGTCGGAGGAGGACACGGAAGACGACCCGGAGGACGAACCGGTCGAATGCACCGCTTCCGTCAGCGCGGCGGCCTCTTCCTTGAAGTCGAAGCCGTTGCGGATGTCCTTGAGCCCCAGCTCGTCGCCGTCCAGCAACTGCTTGCGGACGAAGTTCTTGGGGTTGAGGTCCTCGAACTCGAAGTCCTTGAACTCCGGGCCCAGCTCCTTGCGGATGTCCTCCTTGGCACTGTCCGAGAAGGCCCGCACCTTCCGGATGAAGCCCGTCACGTCCTGGATGACCTTGGGAAGCTTGTCCGGGCCGAAAACGAGCACGCCGAGGATCGCGAGCGCCATAATCTCCAGCGGGCCTATGTCGAAGAACACCCTGCAGCTCCTACGTAAACGGACCGGCCGCTATCACCGTACCTGGCGAAGCCGGGTATGCGGGAGGGCCCACGGTCAACACTAGGCCAGCACACAGGTCAGCTGCCCGTGGCGCTGCCCAGCGTGAGCGGCACCGTACGGCGCTCGCCGCCCCGGACCACGGTGAGGGTCAGGGCGTCGCCGGGGCGGTGGCTGCGGATCCGTACGATCAGCTCCTCGCCGCTGTGCACGGCCTCGCCGTCGATCGCGGTGATGACGTCCCCGGCACGGATCCCGGCGCGGTCGCCGGGGCCGCCCGCGGTCACCTGTTCGCTGACCTGGGCGCCGTCGCCCGCGTACGCCATGTTGATGCCGACGCCGATGACGGGGTGGGTGGCCCTGCCGGTGCTGATCAGCTCCTGGGCGACGAGCTTGGCCTGGTTGACCGGGATGGAGAAGCCGAGGCCGATACTGCCGCCCTGGCCGGTGTCGCCGAGGCCGCTGCCGGAGGAGCGGATGGCGCTGTTGATGCCGATGACCAGGCCGCCGGCGTCGACCAGGGGGCCGCCGGAGTTGCCGGGGTTGATGGGGGCGTCGGTCTGGAGGGCGTCCACGTAGGAGACATCCGTGCCGTCCGTCTCGCCGCCGGCGGTGATGGGGCGGTGGGTGGCGCTGATGATGCCGGAGGTGACGGTGCCCTCCAGGTCGTACGGGGCGCCGATGGCCACCACGGGATCGCCGACCCGGACGGAGTCGGAGTCGCCGAGGGCGAGCGGGCGCAGGCCTGTGATCCCGGACACCTTGATGACGGCCAGGTCGTAGCCGCTGTCACGGCCGACGATCCCGGCGTTCGCGGCGACCCGGCCGTCGCTGAAGGTCACGGAGATGGTGCCGCCGTCGCCGGCGGACTCCACGACATGGCTGTTGGTGAGGATGTGGCCCTGCCCGTCGAGCACGAAGCCGGTGCCGGTGGCCTCGCCGCTGTCGGTTCTGACATGGATGTAGACCACCCCCGGCAGGGTCCTGGCGGCGATGCCCGCGACGCTGTCCGGCGCCCTGTCCGCCGCCCTCGCCGATACCTGGGCCCGGGGCGGGCC is part of the Streptomyces sp. NBC_01262 genome and harbors:
- a CDS encoding alpha/beta fold hydrolase encodes the protein MSRPPFLTLSEHTRAYRLQTARGPFAVLDTTPPAGTATRGTALLIPGFTGSKEDFIALLEPLAAAGFRTVAVDGRGQHETGGPRDEAVYAQAELAADVIAQAHALRDAGPVHLLGHSMGGLVVRRAVLDGGAEGWASLTVMSSGPAAIEADQQSRTQLLIDALAGGLDMETVWQAMRAMDVEDAGAPATEASTDAVDEFMHRRWLGNVPEQLVVTGRQLVSEPDRVAELAAVPLPKLVISGAVDHAWPPAWLDDMAKRLDATRAVIEGAEHSPNTERPAATAEALSAFWAGC
- a CDS encoding magnesium transporter MgtE N-terminal domain-containing protein; translated protein: MPTGTSRVFVSHLAGVPVFDPNGDQVGRVRDLVVMLRVAGRPPRVLGLVVEVVSRRRIFLPITRVTGVESGQVITTGVVNMQRFEQRPTETLVLGELLDRRVRLTDGGEEVTVLDVSMVRLPARRDWEIDKVFVQRGKGGALRRRGETLTVEWSAVTGFSLDEQGQGTRALLAAYEQLRPADLANVMHHLAPKRRAEVAAALDDDRLADVMEELPEDDQIEILGKLKEERAADVLEAMDPDDAADLLAELPEAEQERLIGLMQPHDAADMRRLLSYEERTAGGLMTTDPVVLRPDATVADALARVRNPDLSPALAAQVYVCRPPDETPTGKYLGTVHFQRLLRDPPFTLVGSIVDSDLRPLAPDASLPDVTSYLAVYNMIAAPVVDDHGSLLGAVTVDDVLDHLLPDDWREADYGR
- a CDS encoding DUF1003 domain-containing protein; translation: MADDRPRVRLDQPRSRRRSPLPAYDPEAFGRLSEKIARFLGTMRFIAWMTAVIIAWVLWNIFAPDDLRWDPYPFIFLTLMLSLQASYAAPLILLAQNRQDDRDRVNLEQDRKQNERSIADTEFLTREVAALRMGLGEVATRDWMRSELQDLLKELEERRDGVT
- a CDS encoding Mrp/NBP35 family ATP-binding protein — its product is MATDTPPEPSAWEVPPTSGPSTVNAPPSTDAVRAALATVNDPEIHKPITDLGMVKSVDIADGGAVTVSVYLTVSGCPLRETITRDVTTAVSKVPGVTGVTVDLDVMSDEQRRELASSLRGGQAEREIPFAQPGSLTRVYAVASGKGGVGKSSVTVNLAAAMAADGLKVGVVDADIYGHSVPRMLGVEGRPTQVENMIMPPSANGVKVISIGMFTPGNAPVVWRGPMLHRALQQFLGDVYWGDLDVLLLDLPPGTGDIAISVAQLVPNAEILVVTTPQQAAAEVAERAGSIAVQTHQKIVGVVENMSGMPCPHCEEIIDVFGSGGGQRVAEGLTKTTGATVPVLGQIPIDVRLREGGDDGRPVVLTDPESPAGSALRSIAGKLGGRARGLAGMSLGITPRNKF
- a CDS encoding sec-independent translocase, translating into MFFDIGPLEIMALAILGVLVFGPDKLPKVIQDVTGFIRKVRAFSDSAKEDIRKELGPEFKDFEFEDLNPKNFVRKQLLDGDELGLKDIRNGFDFKEEAAALTEAVHSTGSSSGSSSVSSSDTPDRLRKRDQAEPADPPPYDSDAT
- a CDS encoding S1C family serine protease; translated protein: MSVGKSAGPQWWSRPEPAPQSSPAVPRHAPDPYDTPAYGAPGPWAPAPPVQAPISIGHWQHAVAVAPEPPQTASGGRRARVGPGVVVVALVAGAVGGAAGAYLKAHDGTDTTAGPPRAQVSARAADRAPDSVAGIAARTLPGVVYIHVRTDSGEATGTGFVLDGQGHILTNSHVVESAGDGGTISVTFSDGRVAANAGIVGRDSGYDLAVIKVSGITGLRPLALGDSDSVRVGDPVVAIGAPYDLEGTVTSGIISATHRPITAGGETDGTDVSYVDALQTDAPINPGNSGGPLVDAGGLVIGINSAIRSSGSGLGDTGQGGSIGLGFSIPVNQAKLVAQELISTGRATHPVIGVGINMAYAGDGAQVSEQVTAGGPGDRAGIRAGDVITAIDGEAVHSGEELIVRIRSHRPGDALTLTVVRGGERRTVPLTLGSATGS